The Phaseolus vulgaris cultivar G19833 chromosome 10, P. vulgaris v2.0, whole genome shotgun sequence DNA window CTTTTTTATATTGTCATCTGAAAACACACTGATTATTAGAATGATCTGAGAAGTTGTCGCTTTGTACTTAATTCCAGTCCAAGAGTTTTTGTACATGATCTGAGATTTGTTTACTCCTTTACTGATGAAACAAGTATGAACAATGCAACTTTTTTAGCGGCAAGAAGCTACTTTCTTCgtataatattgaagtgtctgaTCAATGATTATTCTGCCGGACTTCAATTATATATTGGCATTAACAGAAATGTGAAGCCAGAAGCCATTtcttttatgataaaatatCTTGCTTGGGTCGATTCCTCTCTGTTGTTGATGTGGCTTATCATGCCTTTTATTTGAGGATTGGTTTGGTGATCTGTAGAGTCTATAGTATGTTTGTAGACCAGGTGTTGGACTGGTTAGTTTTTACCACTATTTGTATAAGAGTTAAGACACCCCTAATGTCtatataagggttgggacatcctgaagtgtctcattttattttatttattctttgttgaaaaaaatttatgataaaatatacATTCACAACTACATGATCTTTTCAAAGTACAAGAGAGCTATATggagataaataaaatatcatgCTGCATGAAATATAAGACTACATTAACATTTTGTATTTTTGATGCACTATTAGATTCTATtaaaacttgttttattcttttaacaGGGAATGATACTCTTGTGGCTAACAGCCATGATTCCACAAGCTCAGCCTCCTCCTTGCAACCTAGAAACTGAAAGATGTAAATCAGCAACAACTGGGCAAATGGCAATGCTAATCTCTTCCTTTGCTCTCATGTCATTTGGAAATGGTGGCCTTTCATGTTCCATGCCATTTGGTGCAGACCAGGTCAACAAAAAGGATAACCCCAACAACCACAGGGTCTTGGAAACATTTTTCAGCTGGTATTATGCTTTTACAGCTTTTGCTGTCATAATTGCCCTCACAGTCATAGTATATATCCAAGATCATTATGGGTGGAAAGTGGGTTTTGGTGTTCCAGCAGTACTTATGTTCATGTCCACTTTATTCTTTTTCCTTGCTTCTCCACTATATGTAAAGAATAAAGTTATGGGCAGCTTAATCACTGGCCTTGCACAAGTAACTGTTGTGGCCTATAAGAACCGGAATCTTCCTTTACCACCTAGGAACTCAGTTGAAATGTACCATCGTAGGAAGGACTCTGATCTTCTTGTTCCTGCTGATAAACTAAGGTTGATATGATAACACTACCATTATTATCATGTTATGTTATGCTTATTCAtggataaaaaattatgaaccTCTTGCAATGCTTTGTTTTCTAGGTTTCTGAATAAAGCTTGTATCATTCAAGATCCTGAGAAAGATATAGCATGTGATGGATCAGCCTCAGATCCGTGGAGTCTCTGCACAATAGAACAAGTGGAAGAACTAAAAGCTATTATTAAAGTTATTCCACTGTGGTCTTCAGGGATCATGGTGTCAATTAACATTGGAGGCTCTTTTGGAATACTGCAAGCTAAATCCCTCAACAGGCACATCACTTCACACTTTGAAGTTCCAGCAGGTTCTTTTTCTGTAGTCTTGGTGATTACAATATTTATATGGCTGGCTCTTTATGATAGGGCCATTATTCCTCTAGCATCAAAGCTCATAGGCAAACCGGTTAGGATCAGTGCCAAGAGAAGAATGGGAATTGGGTTGGGTTTCTCTTTACTCCACTTTTCAACTGCAGCTATTGTGGAGACTACAAGGAGAAGGAGAGCAATCAAAGAGGGACATGTTAATGATGTGCATGCAGTGTTGAATATGTCTGGAATGTGGCTTGTTCCTCAACTTTTCTTGGCAGGCATGGCAGAAGCATTCAATGCCATAGGCCAAAATGAGTTCTATTACACAGAGTTTCCTAGCACTATGTCAAGTATTGCCTCTTGCCTTTTTGGACTTGGAATGGCTGCAGGAAGTGCTTTATCTAGTTTGATATTCAGCACTGTGGAACATGTtacttcaagaggaggaaaggAGGGATGGATTTTAGATAATATTAACAAGGGTCGTTATGACAAGTACTACTGGGTGCTTGCTCTGCTGAATGCTGTTAATATACTCTATTATCTAGTATGCAGTTGGGCTTATGGACCCACACATGATCAACTATCCAAGTTGTCTGATGAAAATACTTCAAATGAGAAACCATAAACTCAAAATGGCTTTGTGACCAAGGCATATCCATGTCAGTGAAGATATTGGCTTAAATGTTAAAAGAGTTAACTAGATTTGGCAATGAATAATTGGGGGTCTATTGAAAAGGTAGTCAAGGTTAGTGAAAACAATGATTCAAAGAGTTAACTGAAGTGCCTACAGGTTCACAATGGAAAGAAAAAGTATGGATCTATGCAGGAAGACCCTGATTGACTAGTTGAGATGTTGAACTTTGTaggaacttacactacttggatagccatatttatatattttcatgaTTTGATATGTAGTAGTTGCATATATCAACAGCTATTAATGTGTGTATAAACTGTATTGCTATGTCAAGATGCATATTTTCTCCATAGTAAAATTGTTACTGTAACACGTTGCAATTGCCATCAAAGTTCAAGTTGAGCAAAACATAACAAGCTATTATATATGAGAGGAGTCATACACTTTAGGCAAAAGCATTTAAGAGTCACTTACTGCAAGTAttataaatgtaatttataGTATAAGAGAGAAGGTAGAATTTGAGAAGTCTATTGTAGGACTATTTAGAGAGATTGTATTCTCATTTCAAAAGTAACAgtgaaataaaagttatattctCTGTTCACAAGAATATCTTGCTCTGCTTGATTTCTCCTTTATTGTGGTGTCTACCTTTTAATCCTCAACACCAACAAAATAGATACAACATGTCACTGAAGTTGATTGAAACTGTTTACTTTCACATGGTAGGAGAAAAGCAGAGCCTCCATTAACAAAAAATGTAAAGGAAGGCACTAGTTAGAGTTTACTTGCTTGGTGTTTTGAATTCTTTGTAGCTACTGCCATCCACAGTTTTCCTAGAGCAATCAATTCTCCATTCTGCTTTTTCCTTACT harbors:
- the LOC137819041 gene encoding protein NRT1/ PTR FAMILY 1.2-like gives rise to the protein MEKQVELSSTQFEMASQHLQQPQRKKGGFVTMPFIMANEALARVATFGLLPNMVVYLMGTYNFHLAKATQVLLLSSATSNITPLIGAFIADSCLGRFLSVGLGSTITFLGMILLWLTAMIPQAQPPPCNLETERCKSATTGQMAMLISSFALMSFGNGGLSCSMPFGADQVNKKDNPNNHRVLETFFSWYYAFTAFAVIIALTVIVYIQDHYGWKVGFGVPAVLMFMSTLFFFLASPLYVKNKVMGSLITGLAQVTVVAYKNRNLPLPPRNSVEMYHRRKDSDLLVPADKLRFLNKACIIQDPEKDIACDGSASDPWSLCTIEQVEELKAIIKVIPLWSSGIMVSINIGGSFGILQAKSLNRHITSHFEVPAGSFSVVLVITIFIWLALYDRAIIPLASKLIGKPVRISAKRRMGIGLGFSLLHFSTAAIVETTRRRRAIKEGHVNDVHAVLNMSGMWLVPQLFLAGMAEAFNAIGQNEFYYTEFPSTMSSIASCLFGLGMAAGSALSSLIFSTVEHVTSRGGKEGWILDNINKGRYDKYYWVLALLNAVNILYYLVCSWAYGPTHDQLSKLSDENTSNEKP